The sequence gcaaaacaaacaaaaaaaaatctctagcGACTATCCAACCCCAAAAAATAAACCGATCGAAGTAGAGCCGAAAAAAAAAGAGCcacaaaaaaatccaaaaaaaaattgatccaaGAGCCAATGTCAAAAAAAGCCACTTGTGATTCGGGGATATAGTgagctaaaaataaaaaagagccaccaaaaatccaaaaataccaATCCGAAAAGTAGAGCAAAAAGAGCAACTTGTGATCAGGGATAGTGAGCTAAAAAAGAGCCGCTTATGATCGAGTTGTCCAAGATGGTGAGCAAGTAAAATAGctaccatcttgaggggggatgttagagagtcccacattgctaatgtgtggaaagataatagaatatataagaggaaTGAGCTACTCCTCTCATTGTCAATTGGTTttgggatggaacctcattcattTTATCCTCAAAATTCTAACATGTAGAAAGTGAGACACATGATTATTAATTCTTCCAATGCATGTGTATATGCCTTCATGAGATTCTGGCTTGGATGGACATTGAGTCCTTTCAATTCAAGTTCAAATGTATGCTTAACTAGATAAGAAGATGTAAAAGTAGTAatcttaattataaaaaaaagtgtatattcTAACCTTCAATGCtgtgtgtatatattttatttggaagGCTAGGAATAGGTGTCTTTGGTACCGTTAGAAATTCTCTCAATAGTATAAAGAACTTGATTGTAAATAAATTGTAAAGTCTAGACATTAAGTCACAACAAGAATTAGTTGAGAAAAATTTGTGTAGTTGGAAGATTGTTTGTAATAGTTGATGGTAAAAGTTTGTTCAAGAACAATATAGATGACTtatatttaccaaaaaaataaaataaaatattaataataataataaattgtgAGACTATGCAAGTTCCGATACTAATACAAACACTCATAATTTATGCATGTTTTTGTGGTTCGGTGATTATTAACgtacatgtaatatatatgtataaatatacatGTATGGCAAGGCATAAAGAATAATACACTACAAGCAATTTAATCAAACTACATTGATATCTCAATAGTAATTATGTTTCATCTACTTTCTCCAACTTTCTTACTTCTAATAATTAGCTTAACCTTTTGTGTTCGCTCTCAAGTAGTTCCTTCGCCAACGCCATCGCCTGCTCGTAACGCACCTCCAGTtggtggaggtggtggtggcGGTGGTGGCGGAAATAGCACTGCTGGAGACAGCAGTGGCTATGGTTATGGTTCTGGAGAAGGGTATGGAAGTGGCGGAGGTAGTGGTGGCGGCGGAGGTGGTGGTGAAAGTAGTAGTAGGAGTGGCGGAGGTAGCAGTTCTGGATCTGGCTTTGGGTTTGGCGGTGGCTATGGAACTGGCGAAGGAAGCCCTGGTTTTGGTGCAGGTGGTGGTGGAGGCGGTGGAGGTAGTGTTGGACGTGGAAGTAGTGGCTTTGGATATGGAGACGGTTATGGTATCGGTGAAGGTGGAAGTAGTGGCCGAAAAAGTGGTGGTGTTTGGGAAAATAGAAAGAGTTTGTCAGTTcatcattaattaataattaagtttatatataatatattatagagaGCATTAGAATGCAACAATATTGATTATTgtattaatcaataaattatatatatatatacatgcatgaatgaatatatgtatgGTTCTAATTAATTACGTTGTATAATTGTGTTGTTCTAAAATATGTTACAAgcttttaaataaaattgtagtgTATAATGTTGATTAGAGTTAATTTTGTGTGGTGAAGGTGAGGAATCATgtattgtttcaaaaaaaatatattgaaaaaaatatgtattaataatatataattattctaAACGTTAAGAGACATAAACACAACTTAAtacgaaaaaatataaatttaaacatGGCACAATCTTATAAGGACCAAATTGAGATCTGActatacataaaaaaatgtaaactcaaatataatataaacttACAAAATTCGATATAGATAAGTACATGTTAAAAAActtagtaattaataataataataaatatttatttatttataaattaatataattacaaatatttaaatttcaatcatataaattattattttttttttcatataattgtatgtatttattataataatacttTAGctcattaataaaaatttgaaaatgtgCAGCATAATTTCAAGTATGTTTAACTCAAATCCGATCAAAATCCATTCGAACTTGGTTCAGCTTGAACCCGGCCCACCCACACCCGAAATTTGAAAACCCGATAACACAAATGGGCGGGTTTGGATAATAATtctagggaaacttacaaaaatactgaaatttaggttaacttttacaaaaatactgtcacacggaaatcttttcaaaaatactgtcacacaaagcagaacaattcaaaacaactaaaaacaccagtagaaccctagtgaaaacttaacacagtatactgcagtatgaaacttataaaaaaatacagtaaaaatgtaaaaaacacCGCCtcgtagtatttttgtaaaaaaatagcaaaagttagtataccatttAAATTTCCCTAATTCTATTCACTCGAACTCGAAACCCAATAAAACCCACCTTATGTGGACCAATAATTCTATACTTTTGAAaagaaaagggaaatttgaaattccatcCTTACAAcaccttaaattttttttccctaaatgcatacttaataatattggtcatatatgaccacatTTCTAATATCTCACAAATACCCCTCCCAtttgaaaaaatcaaaaacttaaaacttatctctctctctttgccGACCACCCCACGAAATCACCACACCCACATCCCACCACCACCCGAAACCCCATCGGAGCAATCCagtccgaccccaaccccaGTCCGACCCTCTCGACCCACGCTCAACCCACCGTCATCAATGCTGCACGGAGGAGACCGAGGACCACCAAGGACCATCCACCACCTCCGAGGACCACCCACCACCTCCGACGAAAGACCCAGCCCCCCTCTCTCgaacccagcccccctctctcttcctctctctcaactcGTGAGCCTCAactgaaaactaaaaaaaaaaaaaccacggGTCTGATGGttggaccatggggtccgatgggggtcCGACGGGTCCGATGCTTGCAAGCTAGGGGTTCGACGAGTCCGACGGGTCTGACGGGTCCGATGGGGGGTCCGATGCATGTGCGGGTTAGGAAAAATGGGGTTGAGTTATATGAGGgttatttttgggtttttgataaaagtgtcatatattttttagtttgaaatgtattggtttaagaataaaatattagggtttttaaagtatagtttttcaaatttcccaaagAAAATGGGGCCAAAATGTAAATTTGATATCTTGATATCCTAATccgaatttaaataaatttgggTCATCACTTTCATTTCACCAAATCTTAAAAAGGCGGGAACTGCAAATCGTTACAGGGAGAGAAGAGAGAAAAACGAGAATGGACCCAAAGAAGTCGACCAACGATTTGAAGACCATATTAGACGCCATTAAATCTTCAGATGTAAGTATTTCACATTCTACCAATCAATTTTCATAGATTATGTTTCGTGCTACTGTTGGTTTAATTTGGCTATTCGAATTTGAAGTAATAATATTAACAGAAAAGGGATTGTAGAGAGTTTGTGAACTTGTTGATCTTCTGGTTCAGAGTAAATTTATGTTAAACAGTATTTGGGACTTGATTAGATTTTATGAGATTACCAACAAATGTACACAGGTTGTAGAGAGCCGTACCCAGCTGCTTTATGAACTCGGAGAACTAAAGTTATCAGAGAAATCTGACTTGGTTTCCCTTATTGAATGCCTCACAGTATCCATTGACCTCTCTACAATTTTTAAGCTTTCATTgctgaaatttgaaatttgcaTCATTTTCTGTAATTTCAACTTTCGAATCATGGTTTCTAAAAATCACTTATTTGGGTTTACCAACTTTTTTCTTCTACTTCGAAATTTCGAATATGCAATGCTTAATTTTAGCTTCCAACTACAATTTTTCTTTGTTCTACATGCCATTTGATTGATTCGTATTTGTCAGCTGCATTTGTATATGGGTTTGTAGGCATCTCATAGGTAATGTGTGAGTCAGATTTCACACCAAAGGATGTTTCTTTCTCATGAAGTCGCAGTCTAGTGTTATTGTAATCTATATGTTTCATCAAATTTTATCTGCCAAGATTATAATGAGTGTTATAAAGTGTATGCTGTTTTTTTGCCTTGACAACAAGCTTGACATTTTGGGAAGACTACACTTGTCTGGATGTAACTCAGTGCATGTTAAACAAGGCCATAATACATGTGGCTTTAAAGCACCTGGAATCGGGTATATCCTGTTGTCAATGCCAGTTTCTTACCCTTGCAACGAAGGTATAGATGATACTCTAATCTTGACTTGAAGAAAATTTATAGATATCTTATTTTCCATTAGGCTATTAGTGTAAAATCTTGAATGTAACATGTCAGTCAAGCATATGGTGCGGAAAGCACCTGAAGATGACTCTCATGTCCTCCGGGGAGTCTCAAGAAGAGGAGCATACCGAACTGTTTTTTCAGGTAGATGATATTTGACATTATCTGAGCTTATTGTTGTACTCTTTTTCTCTATCTTTTGTGTGTGGGTGCCCATGCTCTAGTTCTAGTA is a genomic window of Cannabis sativa cultivar Pink pepper isolate KNU-18-1 chromosome 9, ASM2916894v1, whole genome shotgun sequence containing:
- the LOC115722644 gene encoding putative glycine-rich cell wall structural protein 1 → MAGCFSKEQLESWSKYSILLVQLVGSTCSLIMEIKYGVLKHSLTFCVRSQVVPSPTPSPARNAPPVGGGGGGGGGGNSTAGDSSGYGYGSGEGYGSGGGSGGGGGGGESSSRSGGGSSSGSGFGFGGGYGTGEGSPGFGAGGGGGGGGSVGRGSSGFGYGDGYGIGEGGSSGRKSGGVWENRKSLSVHH